The genomic DNA AGTGTGATTTGAGATTTGGCACAATTTTTTTTACAAAACTTTCATCGGTTATATTTCCGGCTTGTATTAACTTAAAATACTCGTATGAAAACGCATAACACAAAGCCGCACTTACGCAGCTTTTTCCGGCATCCGTATGAATACCGCTGATACAGATATTTCTCATTTTTTACCTTTTTTGCAGATTATATTTGTAAATTTATAAGTTAGTTTGAAATCATTATTAAAATGCGTTTCAAGACTTTTTAAATTTGATTTGGTTAGTTTAAAACTCCCGTTTAAGTTATTTACCCCTGTTTGCTTAAGGTGAGTTAAAAGCTCTTTTAAACTACCGAATTTAGCTATAAATTCCCCATTTTTATACTCTAAAATATCAAATTTGGTTCCAAAAATATCTATGATTTGATCCGTATTTTTATAATTTAAACTATCTTTAGTAAAGCTTGAAAGTTCATTTAAAGTTCCATTTATAAACATAGAAAATGCAAGTATTCCGTTATTTTCTAGGCTTAGAAATATCTTATCACATAGTTTTTCAATCTCATCAATCCATTGAAATACTGAGCTCGATATGATAATATCAATGTTTTTTGGCATTTGTTTAGTAGTTATATCTCCGATATCCATATAAAAATTATTCATAAATTCACTTTTATAGATATCATTAAGAATTAAATGTTCATAATTAAAATTTTGTATAAAAAGCTTTGTTAAAACTCCGCTTCCAGCACCGATTTCATAAACATTCTTAAAGTTTTGCGTATATTTTTTTAACAAATTTATGAGATTGAGAGCGGCAAATTTTTGAGCCACTGCAAATTCTTCGTAGTTGATAGCTTTTTCAAATTTCAATTATATCTCCAAAGCTTTTAAAGTTAAAAAATGCAAAATGTGGAGCATTTATATATATTTTTTGACATGTAAACCATTCAGATGCTTTTGGCGAAAAGATCAAATCTTTTTTGCTTATAATCGCTTTATCCCAACAAATGTTGTTATCACACGGTTTTATAGCGTTTTTATAGAGATTAAGTAGTTCGAATTTTGCGTTTGTATTGAATTTAAAATTTGAGATTTTTTCTGGTGGAATTCCTAAAAAACAGAACTTTTTGAAGTTTTCAAAATCATAATTCGTTATTGTTTTATAAAAATTACCTGCGTTTATACCGTATTTTTCATCTATACCAAACGGAGTTCCGTTTATGGCTATTGATTTTTTTAAAGGTATATTTTTTAATACCAAATTTGCAGCCCAAACACCCATTGACCAAGACACTAGATAAATATCTTTATCTTTTAAAAAACTATGATCAAACTCAAGTTCGCTATAGTCGTAAATAACCGCTAAAGCGAAATCTCCTACTTCTAAATGTTCTACACAACTAGGCGTAAATGAATAGCCTAAAAATAACAAAATTAGTTTTTTACCGTCTTTTTTAATGATATCTATTTTCATCTAAAATCTTTTTTAAATTTGATAATTCGCCTATTTCTATATCTCCTCTTAAGCTTATCCTAAGTCTTGAATTATGTTTAGGCACTGTTGGGGGACGGATTGCCGGTACGAAATATCCAGAGTCAAAAATTTTATTTGCGAGTTCTAGAGTTTTATCGTTTTCATAGGTCATAAATGGACATATGTGAGTTGTGCCAAGATCTAAAAATTTGATATTTTTTTCTAAATTTGTCCTTTCGCGGCTAAAATCTTTGTTTAGTATAAAGTTCGTCCATGCTATATTTATACTAGGAATGGCAGTAGAGTAAATCAGGCTTCTAGCCGAGTTTATAAAAATATCTTTATACTCTTTATCGCTAAGTATAACAGCTCCTTCTCCCCCGACTGCTTTGCTAAGAGTTACAAGTAAAAAATCCACATCGGTATCTGTTTGGCTGCTTTTTGCTAGACCTAATTCGTCTTTGATAAAAAATGAATGAGCTTCATCGATATAAAGTAGTACATTTTTATACCGTTTTTTTAAATTTATAAGATTTTTGATATCTAGCAAATCCCCATCCATGCTGAAAATAGTCTCTGTTAATATTATAATATTTTCAAATTTATCTTGATTTTGTTCGAGTAAATTTTGAAGTGCTAAAAGGTCGTTGTGAGGATATCTTTTGAAATTTGCTCCGGCTAACTTTAGAGCGTCTATCATGCTAGCGTGAGCTAATTTATCGGCTAAAAATAGAGTATTTGGACTATTTATGGCTGATATACAGCTTAAATTTGCACAGTAGCCGGAGTTAAAAATTGTTGCTTTTTTACCGTCAAATTTCGATTCAAACCAGCTTTCAAGCTCATTAAATTCGTTACTTGAAGTATATACAAGCCTACTCGCGCCAGAGCCAAAAAACCACTCTTTATGTTTGGCGATTGTTAAGAATTCGTCTCTTAAACTTATATTCGTAGCTATGCCTAAGTAATCGTTGCTACCGAGATTTAAAAGAGTTTTGCCTCTATAGTTTATAAATTTGGAATGGCTTTGAGATATTTTTAACTCTCTAAAGTTGCTTTCTTGTTTGGCTTTTTTTATATCAAACATTTTTTACCTAATTATTATACTGAATTAATTATCGTGAATAAATTTATGTCGTAAGATTATATCAAATAGATCTTAAATTTATGACTATTTTATGCGGCTTTCGCTAATATTATGCAAAACAAAAGGTGATATGTGAAGAGCTGCATAGTCTTGTATGATGGAATAAGTATGCTTAGCTTTGCTAAAATTTATGATTTCTTTATAGCAAATAGCGTTGATTTCGAAGTTGCTTCTTTAAGAGAAGAGATAACTTGCGAGGGCTCATTTAAGCTCAATTCACCAAATTACTCTCAGTCGCTTTATGGATATGATATAGTCGTATTTCCAGATGGCACCGGAGCTTTAAATTTAAGCTATGACGATATATTTTTAAGCTGGATAAAAAGTGCAAACGATGCAAAGATAAAGATCGCTATAAACAGGGCTTCTTTGATCATTAAAGAAGCCGGGCTTTTTCATCGTCAACTATTTATGAATGATGATAAGGTGACAGCGATTTGCGAGTTTTGCGTTGATAAAGATGTGATTAGTATGGCTGATACGTCAGCTTCGTGGCAGGAGCTTAAAGAGTGGATAAAGAGCAGAGTATAATAGACCGTTTTTCTCATAAACTAAACGGCGATGATGGAGCAGTAGTCGGCAAAATGGTGCTTAGCAAAGATATGTTTGTTGAAAATTCGCATTTTAAACGTAAATGGTTAAGCGCTTATGAGATCGGCACAAAAGCAATGCTGGTAAATTTAAGTGACGCGGTAGCTATGAACGCAACTCCTAAATATGCCCTTTTAGGGCTTGGTATTCCAAAAAACATATCAAATAACTATATTTATGAGATCTGTAGAGGTATAAAAAGCGCAGCGAAAGATTTTAATGTTGAGATAGTCGGCGGAGACACTATAAAAAGCAGCGAAATAATAATAAGCCTAACGATA from Campylobacter fetus subsp. fetus includes the following:
- a CDS encoding biotin synthase — protein: MKFEKAINYEEFAVAQKFAALNLINLLKKYTQNFKNVYEIGAGSGVLTKLFIQNFNYEHLILNDIYKSEFMNNFYMDIGDITTKQMPKNIDIIISSSVFQWIDEIEKLCDKIFLSLENNGILAFSMFINGTLNELSSFTKDSLNYKNTDQIIDIFGTKFDILEYKNGEFIAKFGSLKELLTHLKQTGVNNLNGSFKLTKSNLKSLETHFNNDFKLTYKFTNIICKKGKK
- a CDS encoding pimeloyl-ACP methyl esterase BioG family protein, producing MKIDIIKKDGKKLILLFLGYSFTPSCVEHLEVGDFALAVIYDYSELEFDHSFLKDKDIYLVSWSMGVWAANLVLKNIPLKKSIAINGTPFGIDEKYGINAGNFYKTITNYDFENFKKFCFLGIPPEKISNFKFNTNAKFELLNLYKNAIKPCDNNICWDKAIISKKDLIFSPKASEWFTCQKIYINAPHFAFFNFKSFGDIIEI
- a CDS encoding aminotransferase class I/II-fold pyridoxal phosphate-dependent enzyme, with translation MFDIKKAKQESNFRELKISQSHSKFINYRGKTLLNLGSNDYLGIATNISLRDEFLTIAKHKEWFFGSGASRLVYTSSNEFNELESWFESKFDGKKATIFNSGYCANLSCISAINSPNTLFLADKLAHASMIDALKLAGANFKRYPHNDLLALQNLLEQNQDKFENIIILTETIFSMDGDLLDIKNLINLKKRYKNVLLYIDEAHSFFIKDELGLAKSSQTDTDVDFLLVTLSKAVGGEGAVILSDKEYKDIFINSARSLIYSTAIPSINIAWTNFILNKDFSRERTNLEKNIKFLDLGTTHICPFMTYENDKTLELANKIFDSGYFVPAIRPPTVPKHNSRLRISLRGDIEIGELSNLKKILDENRYH